A single region of the Acidobacteriota bacterium genome encodes:
- a CDS encoding nucleoside hydrolase, with the protein MRRRSIVGFALALTLTAAGARADEAELVKVFIDQDTSGPAGTDSVSIAMLLQAPNVDVVGIGVVAGDAWLDQAVYHTLKIVELTGQTHVPVAAGSEVPLLNSQAMMERREELWGEKAGDGWHGNWGDEVPPPDQISYEPGGPPTLEVVDQTAAELLIEMARKYPGELVLHTAGPLTNVALAVRLAPDIVDKIKAVYTMGGHIHVNQRFNFWWDAEAAFIHIRTPWKERHLTPIDVCHKTHMTRELIEAIADAGTPLAEYLRASYLDLDRGYSYMWDELAAAAIIDPAIITETEELRLDVDYLPGPSYGKTVWTSPRIEPWFAGQTWTVQTDIDVERFEKLFVELMRRAPSE; encoded by the coding sequence ATGCGTCGCCGTTCGATCGTCGGTTTCGCGCTCGCCCTGACCCTGACCGCCGCCGGCGCACGCGCCGACGAGGCGGAGCTGGTCAAGGTCTTCATCGACCAGGACACCTCGGGCCCGGCGGGGACCGACTCGGTCTCGATCGCCATGCTGCTCCAGGCGCCCAACGTCGACGTCGTCGGCATCGGCGTCGTGGCGGGGGACGCCTGGCTGGATCAGGCGGTGTACCACACGCTCAAGATCGTCGAGCTCACCGGCCAGACCCATGTGCCCGTCGCGGCGGGCTCGGAGGTGCCGCTGCTCAATTCGCAGGCGATGATGGAGCGCCGCGAGGAGCTGTGGGGTGAAAAGGCGGGCGACGGCTGGCACGGCAACTGGGGAGACGAGGTGCCGCCGCCCGACCAGATCTCCTACGAGCCCGGGGGCCCTCCGACCCTCGAGGTGGTGGACCAGACCGCGGCCGAGCTTCTGATCGAGATGGCCCGCAAATACCCCGGCGAGCTGGTGCTCCACACCGCCGGTCCGCTCACCAACGTCGCTCTGGCCGTGCGTCTGGCGCCAGACATCGTGGACAAGATCAAGGCGGTCTACACGATGGGGGGCCACATCCACGTCAACCAGCGCTTCAACTTCTGGTGGGACGCCGAGGCCGCGTTCATCCATATCCGGACGCCTTGGAAAGAGCGCCACCTGACCCCGATCGACGTCTGTCACAAGACCCACATGACGCGCGAGCTGATCGAGGCGATCGCCGACGCGGGGACACCGCTGGCCGAGTACCTGCGCGCCAGCTATCTCGACCTCGACCGCGGCTACAGCTACATGTGGGACGAGCTGGCGGCGGCGGCGATCATCGACCCGGCGATCATCACCGAGACCGAGGAGCTGCGCCTCGACGTCGACTATCTCCCGGGGCCGAGCTACGGCAAGACGGTGTGGACGTCGCCGCGCATCGAGCCGTGGTTCGCCGGCCAGACGTGGACGGTGCAGACGGATATCGACGTCGAGCGCTTCGAGAAGTTGTTTGTGGAGTTGATGCGGCGGGCGCCCTCCGAGTAG
- a CDS encoding tetratricopeptide repeat protein: MRSTFTAAITLALLLPLSASRPATGQDPVVPAASSAEARALLAAGRFEEAIVSYHSALEGAPDDTRLWVELGEAYRSRFRMAEAIAAFRRTLEIEPGHELALLALAESYRQLSNFNQAKRVLEEAIATHPESAAPPFALGRLFIDLQLYDEAAEALQAALAIDPDSATIRLHFGVVHKSRDEIEEAIAELNHAIRLEPDNAVAHYFRASIYADRNDAVRALADAERVVELEPDKTRGRFLLATILVREKRCAEGAEHLERILAVKPDDTESVSLLARAYHCSGRPEKAAEVRRRFAELAKRDHTERESGVQADHLVREAGENARGGRPNEALALLQQAIEQDPDNEGAFIQLAKILYSAGRFQIAREAAEQALIHAPYSAEALYVLGLTLGKLGDPEAAREALMQATLINPVDSEAFFHLSQVCLELDDRESAVEALRRAVDLEPGDERYARALASASEPG, from the coding sequence ATGCGATCGACCTTCACCGCCGCGATCACCCTGGCCCTCCTGCTCCCCCTCTCCGCGTCACGACCGGCGACCGGCCAGGATCCGGTCGTTCCGGCGGCGAGCTCGGCCGAGGCCCGAGCCCTTCTCGCCGCCGGCCGCTTCGAGGAGGCGATCGTGAGCTACCACTCGGCGCTCGAGGGCGCGCCGGACGATACGCGGCTATGGGTCGAGCTGGGCGAGGCCTACCGCTCGCGCTTCCGGATGGCGGAGGCGATCGCCGCCTTTCGCCGCACCCTCGAGATCGAGCCCGGCCACGAGCTCGCACTGCTGGCGCTGGCCGAGTCCTACCGCCAGCTCAGCAACTTCAACCAGGCCAAGCGGGTCCTGGAGGAGGCGATCGCGACGCACCCCGAGAGCGCGGCGCCACCGTTCGCGCTCGGCCGCCTCTTCATCGATCTGCAGCTCTACGATGAGGCGGCCGAGGCGCTTCAGGCGGCGCTCGCGATCGATCCCGACAGCGCCACCATCCGCCTCCACTTCGGCGTCGTCCACAAGTCGCGTGACGAGATCGAAGAGGCGATCGCCGAGCTCAACCACGCCATCCGGCTCGAGCCCGACAACGCCGTCGCCCATTACTTCCGGGCCTCGATCTACGCCGACCGCAACGACGCTGTCCGGGCCCTCGCCGACGCCGAGCGGGTGGTGGAGCTGGAGCCCGACAAGACCCGCGGACGCTTCCTCCTGGCGACGATCCTGGTGCGCGAGAAACGGTGCGCCGAGGGCGCCGAGCACCTGGAGCGGATCCTCGCGGTCAAGCCCGACGACACCGAGTCGGTCTCCCTCCTGGCCCGAGCCTACCACTGCTCCGGACGGCCCGAGAAGGCGGCCGAGGTGCGGCGCCGCTTCGCCGAGCTCGCCAAGCGAGACCACACCGAGCGCGAAAGCGGCGTCCAGGCCGACCATCTGGTGCGCGAGGCGGGCGAGAACGCCCGCGGCGGCCGCCCCAACGAGGCGCTGGCGCTGCTGCAGCAGGCGATCGAGCAGGATCCGGACAACGAGGGGGCCTTCATCCAGCTGGCCAAGATCCTCTACTCCGCCGGCCGCTTCCAGATCGCGCGCGAGGCGGCCGAGCAGGCCCTGATCCACGCGCCCTACAGCGCCGAGGCGCTCTATGTCCTCGGACTCACCCTCGGCAAGCTGGGGGACCCGGAAGCGGCTCGCGAAGCGCTGATGCAGGCGACTCTCATCAACCCGGTGGATTCGGAGGCCTTCTTCCACCTGTCACAGGTCTGTCTCGAGCTCGACGACCGCGAGAGCGCGGTCGAGGCGCTGCGTCGGGCCGTCGACCTGGAGCCCGGGGACGAGCGCTATGCGAGGGCGCTGGCCTCGGCCAGCGAGCCGGGCTAA